One segment of Candidatus Hydrogenedentota bacterium DNA contains the following:
- the accD gene encoding acetyl-CoA carboxylase, carboxyltransferase subunit beta: MPFLKRRRFVSVIGRKSSVPDGMFSKCPGCEKTVSTTEVEENLMVCPQCGHHNRITARQRLGFLLDPDSFSETHMEVQSADPLGFVIPEQSYSYPERVKRAHAKTDVTESIVTGFGTIDTARAVFGAMDFTFLGGSMGSALGEKFCRAADDAVRERVPYVVFTSSGGARMDEGILGLMQMAKTTDAVRALNEAAIPYISVLTHPTTGGVYASFASLGDILIAEPGAQIGFAGPRLIEGALKVKLPEGFQSAESQFNNGFVDCIVPRPEMRDTLGRLLKYLTPK, encoded by the coding sequence ATGCCGTTTCTGAAGCGCCGTCGCTTCGTGTCCGTGATTGGCCGCAAAAGCAGCGTGCCCGACGGTATGTTCTCGAAGTGCCCCGGTTGCGAGAAGACCGTCTCAACTACCGAGGTCGAAGAGAACCTGATGGTGTGCCCCCAATGTGGGCACCACAACCGAATCACGGCGCGGCAGCGGCTTGGGTTCCTGCTCGATCCCGATTCCTTCAGCGAAACGCACATGGAAGTACAATCCGCCGACCCGCTCGGATTCGTAATCCCCGAACAGTCCTACTCCTATCCCGAGCGCGTGAAACGCGCCCACGCAAAGACGGACGTTACGGAATCCATCGTCACGGGCTTCGGAACGATTGACACGGCCCGCGCGGTTTTCGGCGCGATGGACTTCACCTTCCTCGGTGGTAGCATGGGGTCCGCGCTCGGCGAAAAGTTTTGCCGCGCGGCGGACGACGCCGTTCGGGAGCGGGTTCCCTACGTTGTGTTCACGTCGTCCGGCGGCGCGCGCATGGATGAAGGCATCCTTGGTCTGATGCAAATGGCAAAGACGACTGACGCAGTGCGCGCGCTGAACGAAGCCGCGATCCCGTATATCTCCGTGCTCACTCACCCCACCACGGGCGGCGTGTACGCGAGCTTCGCGAGTCTTGGTGACATTCTCATTGCCGAGCCGGGCGCCCAGATCGGGTTCGCTGGCCCGCGTCTCATCGAAGGCGCTTTGAAAGTCAAATTGCCCGAAGGATTTCAGTCCGCGGAATCGCAGTTTAACAACGGATTTGTAGACTGCATCGTTCCGCGGCCGGAAATGCGCGATACCCTCGGGCGGCTACTGAAATACCTCACCCCCAAGTGA
- the ilvC gene encoding ketol-acid reductoisomerase, whose product MAKIYYEKDADLSALKGKTIAVIGYGSQGHAHAKNLRDSGVNVIIGHKGGENSKTYQAAKDAGFDVMSVADATKRADIIMILVPDTIQKDLFENEIKPNLRPSMSLMWAHGFNIHFKCIDPPKDVDVFMIAPKGPGHLVRDEFERGAGVPCLVAIYQDATGDALKKALAYGLGIGGARAGIIETTFQEETETDLFGEQTVLCGGSAALIKAGFEVLMEAGYQPEIAYFEVMHELKLIVDLYYRGGLKFMNYSVSDTAEYGGLSVGPKIVTEDAKNAMRTALKRIQSGDFAKEWLGEYQSGGKNFQRLRDADAAHPVEKVGAELRKMMPWIK is encoded by the coding sequence ATGGCCAAGATTTACTACGAGAAAGACGCGGACCTGTCCGCACTCAAAGGGAAGACCATCGCCGTCATCGGCTACGGCAGCCAGGGACACGCACACGCGAAAAACCTTCGTGACAGCGGCGTGAACGTAATCATCGGCCACAAAGGCGGCGAAAACAGCAAGACGTACCAGGCCGCAAAGGACGCGGGCTTTGACGTAATGTCCGTTGCCGACGCCACCAAACGCGCGGACATTATCATGATTCTCGTTCCGGACACGATCCAGAAGGACCTCTTCGAGAACGAGATCAAACCGAATCTGCGTCCGAGCATGTCCCTCATGTGGGCGCACGGATTCAATATTCACTTTAAGTGTATCGACCCGCCGAAGGACGTCGACGTATTCATGATCGCGCCGAAGGGCCCCGGCCATCTCGTGCGCGACGAGTTTGAGCGCGGCGCAGGCGTGCCGTGCCTCGTTGCGATCTACCAGGACGCCACCGGCGACGCGCTGAAGAAAGCGCTTGCCTACGGTCTGGGTATCGGTGGCGCACGCGCCGGAATTATCGAAACTACCTTCCAGGAAGAAACCGAAACCGACCTCTTCGGCGAACAAACCGTCCTGTGCGGCGGTTCCGCGGCGCTCATTAAGGCGGGCTTCGAAGTGCTTATGGAAGCGGGATATCAACCCGAAATTGCGTACTTCGAAGTAATGCATGAGTTGAAACTTATCGTTGACCTCTACTACCGCGGCGGGCTCAAATTCATGAACTACTCGGTCAGCGACACCGCCGAGTACGGCGGACTTTCCGTAGGTCCCAAAATAGTCACCGAGGACGCGAAAAACGCGATGCGCACCGCGCTGAAGCGCATCCAGTCCGGCGATTTCGCTAAAGAATGGCTAGGCGAATACCAGTCGGGCGGAAAAAACTTCCAGAGGCTGCGAGACGCCGACGCCGCGCACCCCGTCGAAAAAGTCGGGGCGGAATTGCGGAAGATGATGCCCTGGATCAAGTAG
- the ilvN gene encoding acetolactate synthase small subunit, giving the protein MKHTISVLVENHFGVLARVSGLFSARGFNIDSLCVGETEDPSASRMTVVVEGDDRVLEQIVKQLQKLVEVIEVIDLTKESFVERELVMAKVAVNGAGRTPIIEVANIFRAKVVDINPESMIVEATGSEGKVRAFIDMMRPFGIKELVRTGRIAVARTSKNNA; this is encoded by the coding sequence ATGAAACACACGATTAGCGTCCTTGTCGAAAACCACTTCGGCGTACTGGCTCGTGTCTCGGGACTGTTCAGTGCGCGCGGATTCAACATCGACAGCCTCTGCGTGGGCGAGACCGAAGACCCCAGCGCCTCGCGCATGACGGTAGTGGTGGAGGGCGACGATCGCGTGCTCGAACAAATTGTAAAACAACTCCAGAAACTCGTCGAGGTTATCGAAGTCATCGATCTGACGAAGGAGAGTTTTGTAGAGCGCGAACTTGTGATGGCAAAGGTCGCCGTCAATGGCGCCGGACGGACACCCATCATCGAAGTCGCGAACATCTTCCGGGCGAAGGTCGTCGACATCAATCCGGAGTCGATGATTGTCGAAGCTACGGGTAGTGAAGGAAAGGTTCGGGCATTTATCGACATGATGCGCCCGTTTGGTATTAAGGAATTGGTGCGGACGGGCCGGATTGCCGTGGCCCGAACCTCGAAAAACAACGCGTAA
- a CDS encoding aminoacyl-tRNA hydrolase, whose translation MKLIVGLGNPGQQYRNTRHNVGFRVLDEVAVRLGVRFDQEKYDGLLAIASHEGERLMLLKPLTYMNLSGTSVAKAARNRVPEPENVLVVLDEIQLPLGTVRIREKGSHGGHNGLRSVVEHLGTQEFPRLRIGVGEKKADQDLSDHVLSTFAPEEKPDVERALALAADAVLCCVTDGVAAAMNRFNKAK comes from the coding sequence GTGAAGCTGATTGTCGGCTTGGGAAATCCCGGGCAGCAGTACCGCAACACGCGCCACAACGTCGGCTTTCGCGTGCTCGACGAAGTCGCCGTACGCCTGGGCGTGCGGTTTGATCAGGAGAAATACGACGGGTTGCTGGCCATCGCATCGCACGAAGGCGAGCGCCTGATGTTACTTAAGCCGCTGACGTATATGAACCTCAGTGGGACTTCCGTCGCAAAGGCCGCGCGCAATCGCGTGCCTGAACCGGAAAATGTGCTCGTCGTGCTGGACGAAATCCAGTTACCGCTCGGCACGGTCCGGATTCGCGAGAAGGGCAGCCACGGCGGGCACAACGGGCTTCGGTCCGTGGTGGAGCATTTGGGCACGCAGGAGTTCCCGAGACTGCGCATAGGCGTGGGTGAAAAAAAGGCCGATCAGGACCTCAGCGACCACGTGCTCAGCACGTTCGCACCGGAGGAGAAGCCCGACGTCGAGCGCGCGCTCGCGCTCGCGGCCGATGCCGTGCTCTGTTGCGTGACCGACGGCGTCGCGGCGGCGATGAACCGGTTCAACAAGGCCAAGTGA
- a CDS encoding 50S ribosomal protein L25, with the protein MQLQTLKAATRESGTKGKARQERRDGNVPGVLYGGDGSPVTLTINAREFVKLIQAHGSHAIVQIDVSNDTAASGPALLKDVQYHPVRGNAIHADFQRIRLDERITTLVPLHFVGHCKGLVDGGVLDYQVRELEIECLALEVPEKIDVDITDLGIGDHLYVSNITVPAGIGVVTALDRSVVACHAPRAIKEETTTVEAAPGEEGAAAAATPADAKAAADAKAKPEAKEEKGGKK; encoded by the coding sequence ATGCAACTGCAAACACTCAAAGCCGCGACGCGCGAGTCCGGCACCAAGGGCAAAGCCCGCCAGGAACGTCGTGACGGCAACGTGCCGGGCGTCCTCTACGGCGGCGACGGAAGTCCCGTCACACTGACGATTAATGCGCGCGAATTTGTGAAGCTGATTCAAGCACACGGCTCGCATGCCATCGTGCAGATCGATGTGTCGAACGACACGGCCGCCAGCGGTCCCGCGCTACTGAAAGACGTGCAGTACCATCCCGTGCGCGGCAACGCCATACACGCGGATTTCCAGCGTATCCGGCTTGATGAACGCATCACGACGCTTGTGCCGCTGCACTTCGTCGGGCACTGCAAGGGCCTTGTGGACGGCGGCGTGCTTGACTACCAGGTTCGCGAACTCGAAATCGAATGTCTGGCACTCGAAGTCCCCGAAAAGATCGATGTGGACATCACGGACCTGGGCATCGGCGATCACCTGTACGTGTCTAACATCACCGTACCCGCAGGCATTGGCGTGGTCACGGCATTAGACCGAAGCGTCGTCGCGTGCCACGCGCCGCGTGCGATCAAAGAAGAAACGACGACGGTCGAAGCCGCACCGGGTGAGGAAGGCGCAGCGGCTGCGGCCACGCCCGCAGACGCCAAGGCGGCTGCGGATGCGAAAGCCAAGCCCGAAGCGAAGGAAGAGAAGGGCGGCAAGAAGTGA
- a CDS encoding ribose-phosphate pyrophosphokinase gives MVAYSKSIKIFSGSASVALTEGICQTVEVPRGRVNVGKFSDGEIKVQIGENIRGSDVFIVNSTCPPVNDNIMELLILIDAARRASADRVTAVLPYFGYARQDRKDRPRVPITAKLVSNLLVAAGADRVLTIDLHCGQIQGFFDIPVDHLSGDVVFVNHFMERGVDNLVVVSPDTGSVARIREFARRLDAPLAIVDKRRPKENVSEVMHVIGEVEGKHALIFDDMIDTGGTLVKAAKAIKELGAIDVIACSTHPVFSGDAVARIDDSVLSEVLVSDTVPLKADAIASDKIKVLSIASLLGEAIRRVHQEESLSILFR, from the coding sequence ATCGTGGCATACAGCAAGAGCATAAAGATCTTTAGCGGCAGCGCGTCCGTCGCGCTGACGGAAGGCATTTGCCAGACCGTCGAAGTGCCCCGCGGCCGCGTAAATGTCGGCAAGTTCAGCGACGGCGAGATAAAGGTCCAGATCGGCGAAAACATCCGCGGCAGCGATGTATTCATCGTCAACAGCACCTGCCCGCCGGTCAACGACAATATCATGGAATTGCTCATCCTGATCGACGCCGCCCGCCGCGCATCAGCCGACCGCGTGACTGCCGTGTTGCCGTACTTCGGGTACGCGCGCCAGGACCGCAAAGACCGCCCCCGCGTGCCCATTACCGCGAAATTGGTTTCTAACCTGTTGGTCGCGGCGGGCGCGGATCGCGTTTTGACGATTGACCTGCACTGCGGCCAGATTCAGGGCTTTTTTGATATTCCGGTTGACCACCTCAGCGGCGACGTTGTCTTCGTGAACCATTTCATGGAGCGCGGCGTCGACAACCTGGTAGTTGTGTCGCCGGACACCGGAAGCGTCGCCCGCATCCGCGAATTTGCGCGCCGGCTCGATGCACCGCTCGCAATTGTCGACAAGCGGCGCCCCAAGGAAAACGTGTCCGAGGTCATGCACGTCATTGGCGAAGTCGAGGGCAAACACGCGCTCATTTTCGACGATATGATCGACACGGGTGGCACGCTTGTGAAGGCCGCGAAGGCGATCAAGGAACTTGGCGCGATCGATGTCATCGCTTGCTCAACCCATCCGGTCTTCAGCGGCGATGCCGTTGCGCGGATCGATGACAGCGTGCTGAGCGAAGTGCTTGTCAGCGACACCGTGCCGCTAAAGGCCGACGCCATCGCAAGCGACAAGATTAAGGTACTTTCTATCGCGTCGCTCCTGGGCGAAGCGATTCGCCGCGTGCATCAGGAAGAGTCGTTAAGCATTTTGTTTCGATAA
- a CDS encoding ABC transporter permease: MRKALGLSGLLVALVLFTTVWEATQDDGRISFLTTANIRNLLTWIGLFGILSLAQALVIITGGIDLSVGSLVGLVGICAAMLLNKGQGLPPVAVVPMCLGIGVAAGLWHGLLISKLDLQPFIVTLCSLFLFRGITRLITGDQSQGFAGAYPGMRWFGNGFIGDNLAVPFVILILLAIAIGAYLHLSPSGRHLFALGANEEGARFSGIRTARLKIAAYVLCSLVTALGGLLLAFKVNSLGPSDFGNFFELYAIAGAVLGGCSLRGGSGNVIGVLIGASLLNILRNLVNILEIPSQLEYVVIGAAILFGVGLDEFFVRRSRSRARAA; encoded by the coding sequence GTGCGAAAGGCGCTGGGGTTATCGGGCCTGCTCGTCGCGCTTGTCCTGTTCACGACCGTGTGGGAAGCGACCCAAGACGACGGCCGAATCAGCTTTCTCACGACGGCGAACATCCGCAACCTGCTAACGTGGATTGGCCTGTTCGGCATCCTGAGTCTCGCGCAAGCGCTCGTTATCATTACCGGGGGCATCGATCTTTCCGTTGGCAGTTTGGTAGGGCTCGTCGGCATCTGCGCCGCAATGTTGCTCAACAAGGGGCAAGGCTTGCCGCCCGTCGCGGTCGTACCGATGTGCCTGGGGATTGGCGTCGCCGCGGGTCTGTGGCACGGGTTGCTCATCTCGAAACTCGACCTGCAGCCGTTCATCGTCACGCTGTGCAGCCTGTTCCTCTTTCGCGGAATCACGCGCCTCATCACCGGCGATCAAAGTCAGGGGTTTGCCGGCGCATATCCCGGCATGCGCTGGTTTGGTAACGGCTTCATCGGCGATAACCTCGCGGTCCCATTTGTGATTCTGATTCTGCTCGCAATCGCGATCGGCGCGTATTTACATCTCTCGCCTTCCGGCCGGCATCTCTTTGCGCTCGGCGCGAACGAAGAAGGTGCGCGGTTCAGCGGTATCCGCACGGCCCGCCTCAAGATCGCTGCATACGTGCTGTGTTCGCTGGTCACGGCATTGGGAGGACTCTTGCTCGCGTTCAAAGTGAATTCGCTCGGTCCCAGCGATTTCGGAAACTTCTTCGAGCTTTACGCGATTGCCGGCGCGGTCCTTGGCGGGTGCAGTCTGCGCGGCGGCTCCGGCAACGTGATTGGCGTGCTCATTGGCGCGTCCCTCCTGAACATCCTGCGCAATCTCGTCAATATCTTGGAGATTCCGAGCCAATTGGAGTATGTTGTCATTGGCGCGGCGATACTTTTCGGCGTCGGGCTGGATGAATTCTTCGTCCGGCGTTCGAGGTCGCGAGCCCGCGCGGCATAG
- a CDS encoding sugar-binding protein, producing the protein MRNCLSVILGFCFILSACTPSAPPLQTTESSDTGTLTKAAAPAPTPTDAKVKVAFVTNNTSDFWAIAEAGTKKAAAELGCEVLFRRPATGTAQEQQQIMEDLIVNGVSGIAVSPNDPQNWTETLNGFAKQVNLITQDSDAPESERLCYLGTNNYDAGKAAGELIKKVLPNGGKIMLFVGRADAQNAQDRQKGIEDTLAGSNIEILGTRTDETDRAKAIANVQDTLVSNPDIACLVGLWSYNGPAILNGVRDSGKLGQVKIVAFDEEAETLQGIVDGHIEGTIVQQPFEFGYQSVHVLVKLAKGNGYEIPESKQIFIPVRTITKSEVEAFRTTLHEQIGH; encoded by the coding sequence ATGCGCAACTGTCTGTCCGTAATACTTGGCTTCTGCTTCATACTCTCGGCGTGCACCCCCTCTGCGCCGCCGCTGCAGACAACGGAGTCGTCCGATACCGGCACATTGACGAAGGCGGCGGCCCCTGCACCAACTCCGACAGACGCCAAGGTCAAGGTCGCCTTCGTCACGAACAACACGTCCGATTTCTGGGCGATAGCGGAGGCGGGGACGAAGAAGGCTGCGGCCGAGTTGGGGTGTGAGGTGTTGTTCCGGCGGCCGGCGACGGGTACGGCGCAGGAGCAGCAGCAGATCATGGAAGACCTTATCGTGAACGGGGTGTCGGGCATTGCGGTCAGTCCGAACGATCCGCAGAACTGGACGGAGACGTTGAACGGGTTCGCAAAGCAGGTGAACCTCATCACGCAGGACTCCGACGCGCCGGAGAGCGAGCGGCTTTGCTACCTCGGAACGAACAACTACGATGCGGGCAAAGCGGCTGGCGAGTTGATTAAGAAAGTGTTGCCGAATGGCGGCAAGATCATGCTCTTCGTGGGTCGCGCAGACGCGCAGAACGCGCAGGACCGCCAAAAGGGGATCGAGGACACGCTCGCGGGTTCGAATATTGAAATCCTCGGGACTCGGACCGATGAGACCGATCGTGCGAAGGCCATAGCGAACGTCCAGGACACATTGGTGAGCAATCCCGATATCGCGTGTCTCGTCGGCCTGTGGAGCTACAACGGCCCCGCCATACTCAATGGCGTGCGCGATTCGGGCAAACTCGGCCAGGTAAAGATTGTGGCTTTCGACGAAGAGGCCGAGACGTTACAGGGAATTGTCGACGGTCACATCGAAGGAACGATTGTGCAGCAACCCTTCGAATTCGGTTACCAGTCCGTGCACGTGCTCGTGAAACTTGCCAAGGGCAATGGCTACGAAATCCCGGAATCGAAACAGATATTCATCCCGGTGCGCACAATCACAAAGTCCGAGGTCGAAGCGTTCCGCACGACCCTGCACGAACAGATCGGGCATTAG
- a CDS encoding CinA family nicotinamide mononucleotide deamidase-related protein → MNAEIVMIGTELLLGHIVDSNATHIGKVLAENGIGLYQKTTVGDNRQRITKVLEAALGRADVVLTSGGLGPTEDDLTREAVSDVFGKPLEFRQEAWDQIAAIFAFLKRPATENNKKQAFAPQGATLISNPNGTAPGIICGDERGEVICMPGVPRELYAMLEDSVIPYLRRKYSMQGVIHHRVLKICGVGESWVDSKMGDLMASLSNPQIGVLASPESVRIRISAKAETVEDCDRMIDEVDAQVRARMPGLIFGTNDETLEGVVDALFKKRGWTVAISETFTGGHIAQRLIAAGATCFAGGAVEKLDRYAGQDMKHAVVEAASLVRALYNADCGLALVTDPEAKTVYAAFIAPNGASEWESGYPRIDAAMQTRGAVLALERVRRCLSAV, encoded by the coding sequence ATGAACGCGGAAATCGTAATGATTGGCACCGAGCTTCTGCTCGGTCACATTGTCGACAGCAATGCAACGCACATTGGAAAAGTCCTCGCCGAAAATGGGATTGGCCTTTACCAAAAGACGACTGTAGGCGACAACCGGCAGCGCATCACAAAGGTGCTTGAAGCGGCGTTGGGCCGGGCGGATGTCGTACTCACGTCGGGTGGTCTGGGCCCTACGGAAGACGATCTCACGCGCGAGGCAGTCTCGGACGTGTTCGGCAAACCGCTCGAGTTTCGTCAGGAAGCGTGGGACCAAATTGCGGCCATCTTCGCGTTCTTGAAGCGGCCCGCGACGGAGAACAACAAGAAGCAAGCGTTCGCACCTCAGGGCGCGACGCTCATTTCGAACCCCAACGGCACCGCCCCCGGCATCATCTGCGGCGACGAACGCGGAGAAGTCATCTGCATGCCCGGCGTCCCGCGCGAGCTTTATGCGATGCTCGAGGATAGCGTCATTCCGTACCTGCGGCGGAAGTACAGTATGCAAGGAGTCATTCACCACCGCGTGCTGAAGATTTGTGGCGTGGGGGAGAGTTGGGTGGATTCGAAGATGGGCGACCTCATGGCCAGCTTGTCCAACCCGCAGATCGGCGTCCTCGCGTCGCCGGAGTCGGTGCGCATCCGCATCTCCGCAAAGGCCGAAACAGTCGAGGACTGCGACCGCATGATCGACGAGGTTGACGCGCAGGTCCGCGCGCGCATGCCCGGCCTCATCTTCGGGACAAACGACGAAACGCTCGAAGGCGTCGTCGACGCGCTATTCAAGAAACGCGGCTGGACCGTCGCGATTTCCGAGACCTTCACCGGAGGCCACATTGCGCAACGCCTCATCGCCGCGGGCGCGACGTGCTTCGCGGGTGGCGCCGTAGAAAAGCTCGACCGCTACGCGGGGCAGGACATGAAGCATGCCGTCGTCGAGGCCGCCAGCCTTGTCCGTGCCCTCTACAACGCCGACTGCGGCCTGGCATTAGTCACTGACCCTGAAGCCAAGACCGTTTACGCGGCCTTTATCGCACCCAACGGCGCCAGTGAATGGGAATCCGGCTATCCGCGAATCGACGCGGCCATGCAAACGCGGGGCGCAGTTTTGGCATTGGAAAGAGTGCGAAGATGTCTGTCCGCCGTTTGA
- the kdpF gene encoding K(+)-transporting ATPase subunit F — translation MGPIYVIAGTIAFALLIYLFYAMFKPERF, via the coding sequence GTGGGACCTATTTACGTCATCGCGGGGACAATTGCATTCGCGCTCTTGATCTACCTCTTTTACGCGATGTTCAAACCGGAGCGATTCTGA
- the kdpA gene encoding potassium-transporting ATPase subunit KdpA produces MTTGFCVQLILYMAVLAGITPLMGKYLLAAVDGRLGRGPLGKAERLFYRVCGVNPDEEMTWQRYAFGLILFSGVGALVTYLMQRTQLWLPFNPQQLANVTPDSSFNTAVSFTTNTNWQGYGGETTMSYFTQMVGLTVHNFVSAAAGIAVAFALMRGITRKSTLTIGNVWTDLTRITVYVFLPICSVFALALVSQGMIQNFNEYAKVTPLDPAQGEQTLAMGPVASQIAMKMLGTNGGGFFNANAAHPYENPNMLSNALQILSIFSIGAGLCYSFGLMARDKRQGWAIWSAMAIMFVVAACFCAAFEQQGNPVFAQYGVDQTASEMQSGGNMEGKEARFGIAASSIFATITTSASCGAVNSMHASYTPLGGLVPMWLMQIGEVVYGGVGSGMYGMLVFVIVAVFIAGLMVGRTPEYLGKKIEPFEMKMAAFAVLVTPLLVLLGAAIAVSFGAGQEGPLNPGPHGFSEILYAFSSAANNNGSAFAGLSANTPFYNTMLATAMWFGRFAIIVPVLAMAGSLARKRALAVTAGTLPTHGPLFVFLLISTVLVVGALTYLPALALGPVAERLLLAAAK; encoded by the coding sequence ATGACAACTGGATTTTGCGTACAGCTTATTCTTTACATGGCCGTATTGGCGGGAATCACGCCCCTCATGGGCAAGTATCTGCTTGCGGCCGTCGATGGGCGGTTGGGGCGCGGGCCGCTGGGCAAGGCCGAGCGGTTGTTCTACCGCGTGTGCGGCGTCAACCCTGACGAGGAAATGACGTGGCAGCGCTATGCCTTCGGCCTGATACTGTTCAGCGGCGTCGGCGCTCTGGTGACATACCTGATGCAGCGCACCCAATTGTGGCTGCCGTTCAATCCGCAGCAACTGGCGAACGTGACGCCGGACAGCTCGTTCAATACGGCGGTAAGTTTCACGACGAACACGAACTGGCAGGGCTACGGCGGCGAAACGACGATGTCGTATTTCACGCAGATGGTGGGTCTTACCGTTCACAACTTTGTATCCGCGGCCGCGGGTATCGCGGTGGCGTTCGCGCTGATGCGCGGAATTACGCGCAAATCGACCCTGACGATCGGCAATGTGTGGACCGACCTCACGCGCATCACGGTATACGTATTTCTCCCGATTTGTTCCGTGTTCGCGCTGGCGCTCGTCAGCCAGGGCATGATTCAGAACTTCAACGAGTACGCGAAAGTGACGCCACTCGATCCTGCGCAGGGCGAGCAGACCTTGGCCATGGGGCCAGTCGCATCACAGATCGCGATGAAGATGCTCGGCACCAACGGAGGCGGTTTCTTCAACGCCAACGCCGCGCATCCGTATGAGAACCCGAACATGCTGAGCAACGCGCTGCAAATTCTGTCGATATTCTCGATTGGCGCGGGCCTCTGCTACTCGTTTGGCCTGATGGCGCGAGACAAGCGCCAGGGTTGGGCTATCTGGTCGGCCATGGCGATCATGTTTGTCGTGGCGGCATGCTTCTGCGCGGCGTTCGAGCAGCAGGGTAACCCGGTGTTCGCACAGTACGGCGTTGATCAAACGGCGTCCGAAATGCAGTCTGGCGGCAACATGGAAGGTAAGGAGGCGCGCTTTGGCATTGCGGCGTCGTCTATTTTCGCCACGATTACCACGTCAGCCTCCTGCGGTGCGGTCAATAGCATGCACGCGTCCTACACGCCGCTCGGCGGGTTGGTACCCATGTGGCTCATGCAAATCGGCGAGGTGGTGTACGGCGGCGTCGGTTCCGGCATGTACGGTATGTTGGTATTCGTGATTGTCGCGGTGTTCATCGCGGGCCTCATGGTAGGCCGCACGCCGGAGTATCTTGGAAAGAAGATCGAGCCATTCGAGATGAAGATGGCCGCGTTCGCCGTGTTGGTCACGCCGTTGCTCGTCTTGTTGGGCGCGGCGATAGCAGTGTCGTTCGGGGCAGGCCAGGAAGGCCCGTTGAACCCCGGACCACATGGATTCAGCGAGATCCTGTACGCGTTCTCCTCCGCCGCGAACAACAACGGAAGCGCTTTTGCCGGCTTGTCGGCAAACACGCCGTTTTATAACACGATGCTCGCGACCGCAATGTGGTTCGGCCGCTTTGCGATCATCGTGCCGGTCTTGGCGATGGCGGGATCGCTCGCGCGCAAGCGCGCGCTTGCGGTGACCGCAGGCACACTGCCGACACACGGTCCGTTATTCGTGTTTCTCTTGATCTCGACGGTATTGGTCGTGGGCGCGTTAACGTATCTGCCCGCGCTTGCGCTTGGCCCGGTCGCCGAGCGATTGCTGCTCGCCGCGGCGAAATAA